Proteins co-encoded in one Klebsiella michiganensis genomic window:
- a CDS encoding membrane protein has product MKVKALSLLVPALLVAGAANAAEIYNKDGNKLDLYGKVDGLHYFSNDKSADGDQTYVRFGFKGETQINDQLTGYGQWEYNVQANNTENSSNQSWTRLGFAGLKFGQAGSFDYGRNYGVVYDVTSWTDVLPEFGGDTYGSDNFMQSRANGVATYRNTDFFGLVDGLNFALQYQGKNGSASGEGQTNNGRGLLRQNGDGFGGSLTYALGEGFSLGSAISSSKRTTDQNAAGVLGHGDDATTYTGGLKYDANNIYLATQYTQTYNATRAGSLGFANKAQNFEVVAQYQFDFGLRPSVAYLQSKGKDLENGYGDQDLLKYVDVGATYYFNKNMSTYVDYKINLLDKNTFTQAAGIGTDDIVGVGLVYQF; this is encoded by the coding sequence ATGAAAGTTAAAGCACTATCCCTTCTGGTACCGGCTCTGCTGGTAGCAGGCGCTGCAAATGCAGCCGAAATTTACAACAAAGACGGCAATAAATTGGACCTGTACGGTAAAGTTGATGGTCTGCACTATTTCTCCAATGATAAAAGCGCTGACGGCGACCAGACCTACGTTCGTTTCGGCTTCAAAGGTGAAACTCAGATCAACGACCAGCTGACCGGCTACGGTCAGTGGGAATACAACGTACAGGCGAACAACACTGAAAACTCCAGCAATCAGTCCTGGACTCGTCTGGGCTTCGCTGGTCTGAAGTTTGGTCAGGCTGGTTCTTTCGACTACGGTCGTAACTACGGCGTTGTTTACGATGTAACTTCCTGGACCGACGTTCTGCCAGAATTCGGTGGCGATACCTACGGTTCTGACAACTTCATGCAGTCTCGTGCAAACGGCGTTGCAACCTACCGTAACACCGACTTCTTCGGTCTGGTTGATGGCCTGAACTTTGCTCTGCAGTATCAGGGTAAAAACGGCAGCGCCAGCGGTGAAGGTCAAACCAACAATGGCCGCGGCCTGTTGCGTCAAAATGGTGACGGTTTCGGCGGTTCTCTGACCTATGCACTGGGTGAAGGTTTCAGCCTGGGTTCAGCAATTTCCAGCTCTAAGCGTACTACCGATCAGAACGCTGCTGGCGTGCTGGGTCACGGTGACGATGCAACCACCTACACCGGCGGCCTGAAATACGACGCGAACAACATCTATCTGGCAACCCAGTACACCCAGACCTACAACGCAACTCGCGCTGGCAGCCTGGGCTTTGCTAACAAAGCACAGAACTTCGAAGTTGTAGCTCAGTACCAGTTCGACTTTGGTCTGCGTCCATCCGTGGCTTACCTGCAGTCTAAAGGCAAAGACCTGGAAAACGGCTACGGCGACCAGGATCTGCTGAAATATGTTGATGTGGGTGCGACTTACTACTTCAACAAAAACATGTCCACCTACGTTGACTACAAAATCAACCTGCTGGACAAAAATACCTTCACTCAGGCAGCGGGCATCGGTACCGATGACATTGTGGGTGTAGGCCTGGTTTACCAGTTCTAA
- a CDS encoding phosphotransfer intermediate protein in two-component regulatory system with RcsBC produces MSQSENTSLNKFSLFPGNITRFFLLLIIVLLVSMGVLVQSAVNAWLKDKSYQIVDITHALHKRVETYRYATWQIYDNIATAPAASGENLQETRLRQDVYYLDKPRSKTEALIFGSHDSSTLEMTQRISGYLDTLWGAESSPWSMYYLNGQDNSMILVSTLPLKDLSSGFKDSGVGTIVDSRRAEMLQQANALDERESFSPLRKLNWQNGHYFTLRTTFNQPGHLATVVAFDLPINDLIPPTMSLDSFQLDPDEHQRATAATAADKDDPDSVSINFNSARIEITAPVATTQLQLVWQVPFGTLMMDTLQNILLPLLLNIALLGLAVFGFATFRQQPQRQAESNPGNGELQILRALNEEIVAILPLGLLVHDLDANRTVISNKIADHLLPHLNLQNIISMADQHQGVIQATVNNELYEIRQFRSQIAPRTQIFVIRDQDREILVNKKLKQAQRLYEKNQQGRAAFMQHIGEALQLPVKQLAEHAAEIHDSKHLQLANDAQTIVRLVDEIQLLNMLETDSWKTSASEFSIQSLIDEVALSMLPIIKRKGLQLLINNNLPADEKRHGDKDVLRKILELLLHYSVTTTQIGKITLDISEEEAGPDRLLFRVLDTGNGIGGGEIDNLHFPFLNETSEDRYGQANGLAFYLCDRLARKLGGHLNIKTRPDIGTRYNLHIRMTAEPQADSQDEKLLDDVVAMLDITSNEVRTIVTRMLENWGANCISPDERLASQDFDIFLTDNPSNLTASGLLLSDDENGMRKIAPGQFRVNFNISNAMQDAVLQLIENQLAEEDTPDSPLGGDENAQLHASGYYALFVDTVPEDVTRLYTESAAGDFAALAQTAHRLKGVFAMLNLVPGKQLCETLEHHIRESDASNIQKYISDIDAYVKSLL; encoded by the coding sequence ATGAGCCAGTCTGAAAATACATCGCTAAATAAGTTCTCACTGTTCCCCGGCAACATTACCCGCTTCTTTCTGCTGCTGATCATTGTCCTGCTTGTTTCGATGGGCGTCCTGGTACAAAGCGCCGTCAATGCCTGGCTAAAGGATAAAAGCTACCAGATTGTCGACATCACCCATGCTCTGCATAAGCGGGTAGAAACCTACCGTTACGCCACATGGCAAATCTACGACAACATCGCGACAGCCCCGGCAGCCTCGGGTGAAAACCTGCAGGAAACTCGTCTGCGCCAGGACGTCTATTACCTCGACAAACCGCGCAGCAAAACCGAAGCGCTAATTTTTGGCTCCCATGACAGTTCTACGCTGGAAATGACGCAGCGGATATCCGGCTATCTGGACACGCTGTGGGGGGCCGAAAGTAGCCCATGGTCGATGTACTATCTCAATGGCCAGGACAACAGCATGATTCTGGTCTCAACGCTGCCGCTCAAAGATCTTTCTTCCGGGTTTAAAGATTCCGGCGTTGGTACTATCGTGGATTCTCGCCGTGCAGAGATGTTGCAGCAGGCGAATGCCCTCGACGAACGGGAAAGTTTCTCACCTCTGCGCAAGCTTAACTGGCAAAACGGCCATTATTTCACGCTGAGAACCACGTTTAACCAGCCAGGGCATCTGGCAACCGTGGTCGCATTCGATCTGCCGATTAACGATCTCATCCCGCCGACCATGTCACTGGACAGCTTCCAACTGGATCCTGACGAGCACCAGCGGGCAACAGCGGCGACGGCAGCGGATAAGGACGATCCGGACAGCGTCAGCATTAATTTTAACAGCGCTCGTATTGAAATCACCGCGCCAGTAGCAACAACGCAGCTCCAGTTGGTGTGGCAAGTGCCGTTTGGGACGCTGATGATGGACACGCTGCAAAATATTCTGCTGCCGCTGCTGCTGAATATAGCGCTGCTCGGATTGGCCGTTTTTGGCTTTGCTACCTTCCGCCAGCAGCCCCAGCGCCAGGCCGAAAGCAATCCGGGGAATGGCGAGCTGCAAATACTGCGGGCGCTGAATGAAGAGATTGTCGCGATCCTTCCCCTTGGGCTGCTGGTACATGACCTCGACGCTAACCGTACCGTGATAAGCAATAAAATTGCCGATCACCTGCTCCCCCACCTGAATTTGCAAAACATTATTTCGATGGCGGATCAGCACCAGGGGGTCATCCAGGCCACGGTCAACAACGAGCTGTATGAGATTCGTCAGTTCCGCAGCCAGATAGCCCCGCGCACGCAGATTTTTGTTATCCGGGACCAGGATCGTGAAATTCTGGTGAACAAGAAGCTCAAACAGGCTCAGCGCCTTTATGAGAAAAACCAGCAAGGCCGGGCTGCCTTTATGCAGCATATTGGCGAAGCTCTGCAGCTTCCGGTGAAGCAACTGGCGGAACATGCCGCAGAAATTCACGACAGCAAACATCTGCAGCTGGCGAACGACGCCCAAACCATTGTCCGGTTGGTCGATGAGATCCAGCTCCTCAATATGCTGGAAACCGACAGCTGGAAAACCAGCGCCAGCGAGTTTTCTATTCAGTCCCTGATTGATGAAGTTGCCCTGTCGATGCTGCCGATTATCAAACGTAAAGGGTTACAGCTGCTCATCAATAACAATCTGCCGGCCGATGAAAAACGTCACGGCGACAAAGACGTCCTGCGTAAGATCCTCGAACTGCTGCTGCACTATTCCGTGACCACTACGCAAATTGGCAAGATCACGCTTGATATTAGTGAGGAAGAGGCGGGGCCAGATCGCTTACTGTTCCGCGTGCTGGATACCGGCAACGGCATTGGTGGCGGTGAAATCGATAATCTGCATTTCCCGTTCCTCAACGAAACCAGCGAAGACCGCTATGGACAGGCCAACGGGCTGGCATTCTATCTCTGCGATCGCCTTGCGCGTAAGCTTGGCGGGCACCTGAACATCAAAACGCGCCCGGACATTGGCACACGCTATAATTTACACATCAGAATGACCGCTGAGCCGCAGGCAGACTCGCAGGACGAGAAGCTGCTGGATGACGTTGTGGCCATGCTGGATATCACCTCCAACGAGGTGCGGACGATTGTGACCCGCATGCTGGAAAACTGGGGCGCGAACTGCATTTCCCCGGACGAAAGACTCGCGAGTCAAGACTTTGATATCTTCCTCACTGATAATCCGTCTAATCTTACTGCTTCGGGCTTGCTTTTAAGCGATGATGAAAACGGGATGCGGAAGATTGCACCTGGCCAGTTCCGGGTAAACTTTAATATCAGCAACGCGATGCAGGACGCCGTCCTGCAGCTGATTGAAAACCAGCTGGCGGAAGAAGACACACCTGATTCGCCTCTGGGCGGCGACGAAAACGCTCAGCTGCACGCCAGCGGTTATTACGCGCTGTTTGTCGACACGGTACCGGAAGATGTCACCAGACTGTATACTGAATCTGCAGCGGGCGACTTTGCCGCTTTGGCTCAGACTGCGCACCGCCTGAAGGGCGTGTTTGCGATGCTGAATCTGGTGCCCGGCAAACAGTTATGTGAAACGTTGGAGCATCACATTCGTGAAAGTGATGCTTCAAACATACAAAAATATATCAGCGACATTGATGCTTACGTCAAAAGTCTGCTGTAG
- a CDS encoding transcriptional regulator (two-component response regulator RscB regulates the genes involved in capsule biosynthesis and cell division; probably phosphorylated by RcsC or RcsF), whose protein sequence is MNNMNVIIADDHPIVLFGIRKSLEQIEWVNVVGEFEDSTALINNLPKLEANVLITDLSMPGDKYGDGITLIKYIKRHFPNLSIIVLTMNNNPAILSAVLDLDIEGIVLKQGAPTDLPKALAALQKGKKFTPESVSRLLEKISAGGYGDKRLSPKESEVLRLFAEGFLVTEIARKLNRSIKTISSQKKSAMMKLGVENDIALLNYLSSVSLTPADKE, encoded by the coding sequence ATGAACAACATGAACGTAATTATTGCTGACGACCATCCGATTGTTCTGTTCGGTATTCGCAAATCTCTTGAGCAGATCGAATGGGTGAATGTTGTCGGTGAATTCGAAGACTCCACTGCACTTATCAATAACTTACCAAAGCTTGAAGCCAACGTTCTGATAACCGATCTGTCCATGCCTGGCGACAAATACGGTGACGGCATCACGCTGATTAAATATATCAAGCGCCACTTCCCTAACCTGTCGATCATCGTGCTGACCATGAACAACAACCCGGCCATCCTTAGCGCGGTTCTGGATCTGGACATTGAAGGGATTGTGTTGAAACAAGGCGCACCAACCGATCTGCCAAAAGCCCTGGCCGCGCTGCAGAAAGGCAAGAAATTTACCCCAGAGAGCGTTTCCCGCCTGCTGGAAAAAATCAGCGCAGGTGGCTATGGCGATAAACGCCTTTCGCCGAAAGAAAGTGAAGTCCTCCGCCTGTTTGCAGAAGGCTTCCTGGTGACTGAGATTGCCCGCAAGCTGAACCGCAGCATCAAAACCATCAGTAGCCAAAAGAAATCAGCGATGATGAAACTGGGCGTGGAAAACGACATTGCTTTGCTGAACTACCTGTCTTCAGTGAGCCTGACGCCGGCGGACAAAGAGTAA
- a CDS encoding histidine kinase, whose amino-acid sequence MKYFVSFRSTLKISRYLFRALALLLWLLIALFSVFYIVNALHDKESEIRQEFNISFDQAQRYIQRTSDVVKELKYIAENRLTASNGVLPPLEQSADKTDAPTFMPLFPDSDCSAVSVTWRSSLQSLSWFLRYWRDNFSAAYDLNRVFLIGGDNLCMADFGLRDMPLERESALKTLHERIMKYRTAPQDERANSIYWIGQGPRPGIGYFYTLTPVYLANRLQALLGIEQTVRMENFLTPGTLPIGVTILDENGHPLISLTGPESRIEPESRWIQDRSWFGYTSGFKALVLKKNLPPSSLSVIYSVPVDLVLESIRMLILNAVLLNVLVGIVLFTLARMYERRIFIPAESDAQRLEEHEQFNRKIVASAPVGICILRTQDGTNILSNELAHNYLNMLTHEDRQRLTQIICGQQVNFVDVMTSNHTNLQISFVHSRYRNENVAICVLVDVSARVKMEESLQEMAQASEQASQSKSMFLATVSHELRTPLYGIIGNLDLLQTKELPKGVDRLVTAMNNSSSLLLKIISDILDFSKIESEQLKIEPREFSPREVMSHITANYLPLVVRKQLGLYCFIDDDVPLTLQGDPMRLQQVISNLLSNAIKFTDIGCIILHVSINGDYLSFRVRDTGVGIPTKEVTRLFDPFFQVGTGVQRNFQGTGLGLAICEKLISMMDGDISVDTESGMGSQFTVRIPLYKAQFAPKNNVEGLAEKRCWLAIRNDYLSSYLESLLIKNGLQAQSWQGEPPGSDDILITDDNLAAPWAGRAAIVFCRRHIGIPVEFEPGRWVHSVAAPHELLPLLGRIYSITVDVPGSSPALTAASEISEQNDDMMILVVDDHPINRRLLADQLGSLGYQCKTANDGVDALNVLSKNHIDIVLSDVNMPNMDGYRLTQRIRQLGLTLPVIGVTANALAEEKQRCLESGMDSCLSKPVTLDVIKQTLAVYAARVRSTRDVS is encoded by the coding sequence TTGAAATACTTCGTCTCTTTTCGCAGCACCCTTAAAATTTCGCGCTACCTGTTCAGGGCGCTGGCGCTTCTGCTCTGGCTGCTTATCGCGCTGTTTTCCGTGTTTTACATCGTCAACGCGCTGCACGATAAAGAGTCGGAAATTCGTCAGGAATTTAATATCAGCTTTGACCAGGCCCAGCGCTATATCCAGCGTACTTCGGACGTGGTGAAAGAGCTGAAGTATATTGCTGAAAATCGCCTTACCGCGTCCAACGGCGTGCTCCCCCCTCTGGAGCAAAGTGCGGATAAAACGGATGCACCCACGTTCATGCCGCTGTTCCCGGACTCAGACTGTTCGGCGGTGAGCGTTACCTGGCGAAGCTCGCTGCAGTCGCTGTCCTGGTTCCTGCGCTACTGGCGCGATAACTTCTCCGCCGCTTACGATCTCAACCGCGTGTTCCTGATTGGTGGTGATAATCTTTGTATGGCGGATTTTGGCTTACGCGATATGCCGCTGGAGCGGGAGAGCGCTCTGAAAACGCTGCACGAACGCATCATGAAGTACCGCACCGCGCCGCAGGATGAACGCGCCAACAGCATTTACTGGATTGGGCAAGGGCCGCGCCCCGGCATTGGTTACTTCTATACTCTGACGCCGGTCTATCTGGCGAACCGTCTCCAGGCGCTGCTGGGAATTGAGCAAACGGTGCGTATGGAGAACTTCCTGACGCCGGGCACGCTGCCTATCGGCGTCACGATTCTCGATGAAAACGGTCATCCATTAATTTCTCTGACCGGCCCGGAATCGCGTATTGAGCCGGAAAGCCGTTGGATTCAGGATCGTTCCTGGTTCGGCTATACGTCTGGCTTTAAGGCGCTGGTATTGAAGAAAAACCTGCCGCCGTCCTCGCTGAGCGTGATTTACTCTGTGCCTGTCGATCTGGTGCTGGAAAGCATCAGGATGCTGATCCTTAATGCGGTATTACTCAACGTGCTGGTGGGTATTGTGCTGTTTACCCTGGCGCGGATGTATGAGCGCAGGATCTTTATTCCGGCTGAAAGCGATGCCCAACGGCTGGAAGAGCATGAGCAGTTCAACCGGAAGATCGTCGCGTCTGCGCCGGTTGGCATCTGTATTTTGCGCACGCAGGACGGCACAAATATTCTGAGTAACGAACTGGCACACAATTACCTCAATATGCTGACGCATGAGGACAGGCAGAGACTGACGCAGATAATCTGTGGCCAGCAGGTCAATTTTGTCGATGTGATGACCAGTAATCACACCAATCTGCAGATAAGCTTTGTGCATTCACGCTACCGTAATGAAAACGTGGCGATTTGCGTGCTGGTTGACGTCAGCGCCCGCGTGAAGATGGAAGAATCTCTGCAGGAGATGGCTCAGGCCTCGGAGCAGGCGAGCCAGTCGAAATCCATGTTCCTGGCCACCGTCAGCCACGAACTGCGTACGCCGCTGTACGGGATTATCGGCAACCTTGATCTTCTGCAGACCAAAGAGCTGCCGAAGGGCGTGGACAGGCTGGTTACGGCGATGAACAACTCGTCCAGCCTGCTGTTGAAAATTATCAGCGATATCCTCGACTTCTCGAAAATAGAATCAGAACAGCTCAAAATTGAGCCGCGAGAGTTTTCTCCTCGGGAGGTAATGAGCCATATTACCGCCAACTATCTGCCGCTGGTGGTCCGCAAGCAGCTTGGGCTGTACTGCTTTATCGACGACGATGTGCCACTCACGCTGCAGGGCGATCCGATGCGGTTGCAGCAGGTCATCTCGAACCTGCTCAGTAATGCGATTAAGTTCACCGATATTGGCTGTATCATCCTGCATGTTTCAATCAACGGAGATTATCTGAGCTTCCGGGTTCGTGATACCGGGGTAGGGATCCCGACCAAAGAGGTCACCCGACTTTTCGACCCGTTCTTCCAGGTAGGGACTGGCGTGCAGCGCAACTTCCAGGGAACCGGGCTGGGGCTGGCGATTTGCGAAAAGCTAATCAGCATGATGGACGGCGATATTTCGGTGGATACCGAGTCGGGAATGGGCAGCCAGTTTACGGTTCGTATCCCGCTCTATAAGGCACAGTTTGCGCCGAAGAATAATGTTGAAGGGCTGGCGGAAAAGCGCTGCTGGTTGGCTATTCGCAACGATTATTTGAGCAGTTACCTGGAATCCTTGCTGATCAAAAATGGGCTACAGGCACAATCCTGGCAGGGTGAGCCCCCCGGGAGCGATGATATTCTGATTACCGATGATAATCTTGCGGCTCCGTGGGCTGGACGCGCAGCCATTGTCTTCTGCCGACGCCATATTGGTATTCCCGTTGAGTTTGAACCTGGCCGTTGGGTGCACAGCGTCGCAGCCCCACACGAGTTGCTGCCGCTTCTGGGAAGAATTTACAGCATCACCGTCGATGTGCCCGGCAGTTCACCGGCGCTGACGGCGGCGAGTGAGATAAGCGAGCAAAACGATGACATGATGATTCTGGTGGTTGATGACCATCCGATCAACCGTCGCTTACTGGCGGATCAGCTCGGCTCGCTCGGCTATCAGTGCAAAACGGCGAATGACGGGGTCGATGCGCTTAACGTGCTCAGTAAAAATCATATTGATATCGTACTCAGCGACGTCAACATGCCGAACATGGACGGCTATCGCCTGACGCAGCGCATTCGCCAGTTGGGGCTGACGCTGCCGGTGATTGGCGTGACGGCAAACGCGCTGGCGGAAGAGAAGCAGCGCTGCCTGGAGTCGGGTATGGACAGCTGTTTGTCTAAACCGGTGACCCTTGATGTGATTAAACAGACTTTGGCGGTTTATGCCGCCCGGGTGCGAAGTACACGCGATGTTTCATGA
- a CDS encoding DNA gyrase subunit A, which translates to MSDLAREITPVNIEEELKSSYLDYAMSVIVGRALPDVRDGLKPVHRRVLYAMNVLGNDWNKAYKKSARVVGDVIGKYHPHGDIAVYDTIVRMAQPFSLRYMLVDGQGNFGSVDGDSAAAMRYTEIRMSKIAHELMADLEKETVDFVDNYDGTEKIPDVMPTKIPNLLVNGSSGIAVGMATNIPPHNITEVINGCLAYIEDENISVEGLMEHIPGPDFPTAAIINGRRGIEEAYRTGRGKIYIRARAEVEADAKTGRETIIVHEIPYQVNKARLIEKIAELVKDKRVEGISALRDESDKDGMRIVIEIKRDAVGEVVLNNLYSQTQLQVSFGINMVALHHGQPKIMTLKEILAAFVRHRREVVTRRTIFELRKARDRAHILEGLAIALANIDPIIELIRNSPNAAEAKASLVARSWDLGNVAAMLERAGDDAARPEWLDPEFGIRDGKYFLTEQQAQAILDLRLQKLTGLEHEKLLDEYKELLEQIAELLHILGSAERLMEVIREELEAMRDQFGDNRRTEITANTADINIEDLINQEDVVVTLSHQGYVKYQPLTDYEAQRRGGKGKSAARIKEEDFIDRLLVANTHDTILLFSSRGRLYWMKVYQLPEASRGARGRPIVNLLPLEQDERITAILPVREYAEGINVFMATASGTVKKTALTDFSRPRSAGIIAVNLNEGDELIGVDLTNGSDEAMLFSAAGKVVRFKEDAVRTMGRTATGVRGIKLAGDDKVVSLIIPRGDGAILTVTQNGYGKRTAAAEYPTKSRATQGVISIKVTERNGSVVGAVQVEDTDQIMMITDAGTLVRTRVSEVSVVGRNTQGVILIRTAEDESVVGLQRVAEPVDDEELDSIDGSVAEGDDEIAPEADTDDDDADEADE; encoded by the coding sequence ATGAGCGACCTTGCCAGAGAAATTACGCCGGTCAACATTGAGGAAGAGCTAAAGAGCTCGTATCTGGATTATGCGATGTCGGTAATTGTCGGCCGCGCACTGCCAGATGTCCGCGATGGACTTAAGCCGGTACACCGTCGCGTGCTTTACGCGATGAACGTATTGGGCAATGACTGGAACAAAGCATACAAAAAATCCGCCCGTGTTGTTGGTGACGTTATCGGTAAATATCACCCTCATGGTGATATCGCGGTTTATGACACCATCGTCCGTATGGCACAGCCATTTTCCCTGCGTTACATGCTGGTCGACGGCCAGGGTAACTTCGGTTCCGTAGACGGCGACTCCGCCGCGGCGATGCGTTATACGGAAATCCGTATGTCGAAAATCGCCCACGAGCTGATGGCAGACCTGGAAAAAGAGACGGTTGATTTCGTCGATAACTACGACGGCACCGAAAAAATTCCAGACGTCATGCCAACCAAAATTCCTAACCTGCTGGTAAACGGTTCATCCGGTATCGCAGTCGGGATGGCGACTAACATTCCGCCGCACAACATCACCGAAGTTATCAACGGTTGCCTCGCCTATATCGAAGACGAGAACATCAGCGTTGAAGGCCTGATGGAGCATATCCCTGGCCCGGACTTCCCGACCGCCGCCATCATTAACGGCCGCCGCGGTATTGAAGAAGCCTACCGTACCGGTCGCGGTAAAATCTATATTCGTGCCCGTGCCGAAGTGGAAGCGGACGCAAAAACCGGTCGTGAAACCATCATCGTTCACGAAATTCCGTATCAGGTGAACAAAGCTCGCCTGATAGAGAAAATCGCCGAGCTGGTGAAAGACAAACGTGTGGAAGGCATCAGTGCCCTGCGCGATGAGTCTGACAAAGACGGTATGCGCATTGTTATTGAGATCAAACGTGACGCCGTTGGCGAAGTGGTGCTCAATAACCTGTATTCCCAGACTCAGCTGCAGGTTTCCTTCGGTATCAACATGGTTGCTCTGCACCATGGCCAGCCGAAGATCATGACCCTGAAAGAGATCCTGGCTGCGTTCGTGCGCCACCGCCGTGAAGTGGTGACCCGTCGTACCATCTTTGAACTGCGTAAAGCCCGCGATCGTGCCCATATCCTCGAAGGTCTGGCCATCGCCCTGGCGAATATCGATCCTATCATCGAGCTTATCCGTAACTCGCCAAATGCCGCCGAAGCGAAAGCGAGCCTGGTTGCCCGTTCCTGGGATCTGGGTAACGTTGCGGCGATGCTTGAGCGTGCGGGCGACGATGCCGCCCGTCCTGAGTGGCTGGATCCAGAGTTTGGTATCCGCGACGGCAAATACTTCCTCACCGAGCAGCAGGCTCAGGCGATTCTGGATCTGCGTCTGCAGAAACTGACCGGCCTTGAGCACGAAAAACTGCTCGATGAGTATAAAGAGCTGCTGGAGCAGATTGCTGAACTGCTGCATATCCTGGGCAGCGCAGAGCGCCTGATGGAAGTGATTCGTGAAGAGCTGGAAGCGATGCGCGATCAGTTCGGCGACAACCGTCGCACCGAGATCACGGCTAACACCGCGGATATCAACATTGAAGACCTGATCAACCAGGAAGACGTGGTGGTCACCCTGTCTCACCAGGGCTATGTGAAGTATCAGCCGCTGACCGATTATGAAGCGCAGCGCCGCGGTGGCAAAGGCAAGTCGGCCGCCCGCATTAAAGAAGAAGACTTTATTGACCGCCTGCTGGTGGCTAACACCCACGACACGATCCTGCTGTTCTCCAGCCGGGGTCGCCTGTACTGGATGAAGGTTTACCAGCTGCCAGAAGCAAGCCGTGGTGCCCGTGGTCGCCCAATTGTGAACCTGCTGCCGCTGGAACAGGACGAGCGCATTACCGCGATTCTGCCGGTGCGCGAGTACGCAGAAGGCATCAACGTGTTCATGGCGACCGCAAGCGGTACCGTGAAGAAAACTGCGCTGACTGATTTCAGCCGCCCTCGCTCTGCGGGCATCATCGCCGTTAACCTCAACGAGGGTGACGAACTGATTGGCGTTGATTTAACCAACGGTAGCGACGAAGCCATGCTGTTCTCGGCGGCAGGTAAAGTGGTGCGCTTCAAAGAAGACGCAGTGCGTACCATGGGCCGTACCGCCACGGGCGTTCGCGGTATTAAGCTTGCTGGCGACGATAAAGTTGTTTCCCTGATCATTCCTCGCGGTGACGGTGCGATTCTGACCGTCACGCAGAATGGTTACGGTAAACGAACTGCTGCGGCTGAGTACCCAACCAAATCTCGTGCAACGCAGGGCGTTATCTCCATCAAAGTCACCGAGCGTAACGGCAGCGTCGTTGGGGCAGTGCAGGTGGAAGATACCGACCAGATCATGATGATTACCGATGCCGGTACGCTGGTACGTACCCGCGTGTCTGAAGTCAGCGTGGTCGGGCGTAATACCCAGGGCGTTATTCTCATCCGTACTGCGGAAGACGAAAGCGTTGTGGGCCTGCAGCGCGTTGCTGAGCCTGTGGATGACGAAGAGCTGGACAGCATCGACGGTAGCGTTGCCGAAGGGGACGATGAAATCGCACCTGAAGCGGATACCGATGATGATGATGCCGACGAAGCGGACGAATAA
- a CDS encoding 3-demethylubiquinone-9 3-methyltransferase (Involved in ubiquinone biosynthesis), whose protein sequence is MNAENQPVTQNVDHEEIAKFEAVASRWWDLEGEFKPLHRINPLRLGYINQRAGGLFGKTVLDVGCGGGILAESMAREGANVTGLDMGFEPLQVARLHALESGVKVDYVQETVEEHAAKHAGQYDVVTCMEMLEHVPDPQSVVHACARLVKPGGHVFFSTINRNGKAWLMAVVGAEYVMRMVPKGTHDVKKFIKPAELLRWVDETPLRERHMTGLHFNPITNAFKLGPGVDVNYMLHTEA, encoded by the coding sequence ATGAATGCTGAAAACCAACCGGTTACGCAGAACGTCGACCATGAGGAAATCGCCAAATTTGAAGCTGTCGCTTCTCGCTGGTGGGATCTGGAAGGTGAATTTAAGCCGCTGCACCGCATCAATCCACTGCGTTTGGGCTACATCAACCAGCGCGCCGGTGGGCTGTTCGGTAAAACCGTTCTCGACGTTGGCTGCGGCGGCGGCATTCTTGCGGAGAGCATGGCCCGTGAAGGCGCCAACGTTACCGGCCTGGATATGGGCTTTGAACCGCTGCAGGTTGCCCGACTTCACGCGCTGGAAAGCGGCGTTAAGGTGGACTATGTCCAGGAGACGGTGGAAGAGCATGCCGCCAAACACGCCGGGCAGTACGACGTGGTGACCTGTATGGAAATGCTGGAGCATGTGCCTGACCCACAGTCGGTGGTTCACGCTTGCGCGCGCCTGGTTAAACCCGGCGGCCACGTATTCTTCTCCACCATTAACCGCAACGGCAAAGCCTGGCTGATGGCCGTCGTCGGCGCAGAATATGTGATGCGCATGGTGCCGAAGGGCACGCACGATGTTAAAAAGTTTATTAAGCCCGCCGAACTCTTACGCTGGGTAGATGAAACCCCGCTGCGCGAGCGTCATATGACCGGATTACATTTCAACCCCATCACCAACGCATTCAAGCTTGGCCCTGGGGTAGATGTTAATTATATGCTGCATACTGAAGCATAA